A window of Sporosarcina luteola genomic DNA:
GCGTCAAAATCTGCATCGCCGAACGACTTCCTTCCAATCCGTGCGCAGACCAATCCGTCACCCCATATCCTTTCTCCCGCAACAGCCTCGGCATCTCATAATCAATGCCAGCCGTAATGACATTCACCGTTATATACCCAAGCGCCATCTTCTCCTCAATCTTCGTCCCGACTATGACACCACTGCCGTACCCTAGTGCATACGCAATTATATTCTGTATTTCATTCAGATTATCCAATACCAATCCAAGACCTACAATATAAATGACAATCTCGATCATACTCACGAAGGCAGCAGAATATCGATAGCCCTTCAAAGTAAGAATCATCCTGATGGTAAAGAAGGATACATACACGATGTTTATAAGAAATATGATTAATACCATTTTCATTCTTTAGCAAACCTCCCAAGACTATAGGTTGAAATAAACTGACTGCAGCTACCAACTGTTGATTTCCGTTGCAGGCGGACGCTTTCCACTCCAATCAACTAGATAGTTCAACTGACATTGATTATTTCACTTGATGTAGATTGACTACCATCGTATCGTGCAAAGCAATTGATTACAAGGAATTGTGGCTATCGGATAGTAGGTAATTTAGAGG
This region includes:
- a CDS encoding DUF2179 domain-containing protein yields the protein MKMVLIIFLINIVYVSFFTIRMILTLKGYRYSAAFVSMIEIVIYIVGLGLVLDNLNEIQNIIAYALGYGSGVIVGTKIEEKMALGYITVNVITAGIDYEMPRLLREKGYGVTDWSAHGLEGSRSAMQILTPRKDELKLYETIKQIDPKAFIIAYEARTIHGGFWVKSVRRGNLFK